A section of the Triticum dicoccoides isolate Atlit2015 ecotype Zavitan chromosome 7A, WEW_v2.0, whole genome shotgun sequence genome encodes:
- the LOC119334555 gene encoding mitogen-activated protein kinase kinase kinase ANP1-like, protein MLFPTTTAKAHIRELEEEVKLLKNLSHPNIVRYLGTVREEDTLNILLEFVPGGSIQSLLGKLGSFPEAVIRKYTRQILQGLEYLHSNAIIHRDIKGANILVDNKGCIKLADFGASKQVAKLVRLMFNMLLRSSIIAWKK, encoded by the exons ATGCTCTTTCCAACAACAACAGCAAAA GCGCATATAAGAGAACTTGAGGAAGAAGTGAAGCTCCTCAAGAACCTTTCGCACCCCAATATTGTG AGGTACCTCGGGACTGTCCGTGAGGAAGACACACTGAATATCCTGCTGGAGTTTGTTCCTGGAGGGTCTATCCAGTCGCTTCTTGGAAAACTCGGTTCATTCCCGGAGGCA GTCATTAGGAAGTATACTAGGCAGATTTTGCAAGGGTTGGAATATCTGCATAGCAATGCAATAATACATAGAGACATTAAG GGTGCAAACATTCTTGTTGATAACAAAGGCTGCATTAAGCTTGCCGATTTTGGGGCATCTAAGCAAGTTGCCAAGTTGGTAAGATTGATGTTCAATATGCTGTTAAGGTCGAGTATAATAGCTTGGAAgaaataa